The Pandoraea vervacti DNA window TACTTCGCTGCCGTCTCGGCCTTGTTCAGACCCGCGAGCGCGCCGTAGTGGCGCTCGTTCAGGCGCCAGCTGTGCACCACGGGAATCCACATCTGATCCATGGCGTCCTGCACGTGCCACAGCGTGCGGATCGCGCGCTTGAGCACCGAGGTATAGGCAAGATCGAATTTGAAGCCGGCTTCGGCCAGCAGCTTGCCGGCGTGACCGGCTTCGGCGACACCCTTCTCGGTCAGGTCGACGTCGACCCAGCCCGTGAAGCGATTTTCTTTGTTCCACGTCGATTCGCCGTGGCGGATGAGAACGAGCTTGTACATGAGCAAACTTCAGTCAGAGTAGGAAAGCGGGGGCAGCCGGCTGGGTGCGTGGGGTTCGTTGCGAGTGGCGCAGCCAAGCCTGGTAAGGGTTTGGCGCCATCTCCCGGACAGGTTCGGCGCCCCGAAAACGAGGCTGCCGGGGTCCGGCGCAACGATTGGCAACGTCACTCGTCGGCGCAATCACGGAATATTTTATAATGATCGGATTCTTTTGATTATTTTCAGGTGGTTTGTGAAGTTCTTTGCCGATTACACCAACCTCGCGCTGATCGCCATCGCTCTCGTTTCGGGCGGCATGCTGGCCTGGCCGGTATTCAAGCGTGGCGGTCGCGGTCTGTCGACCATGGAAGCGACCCAGCTTATCAACCGCAAGGGCGCCGTGGTGCTCGATGTCCGTACGGCAGAGGAGTTTGCCACCGGTCACTTGCCTTCCGCACGCAATGTGCCGCTCGACGACGTGGAGCAAAAGGTCGCCGGCGTCATCAAGAACAAGGCGGCCCCGGTCCTTATCGTGTGCAAGAGCGGTCAACGCTCGGCGCGCGCGCAGACGCTCCTTCGCAATCTTGGTTATGCTGAGGCATTCAGCCTCCAGGGCGGTGTTGCCGCCTGGCAGGAAGCCGGCCTGCCGGTAGTCAAGTAATCGAGGAGTTGCAAGTCATGCCGAAGATCGTGATGTACAGCACGCAAGTGTGCCCGTATTGCCAGATGGCGGAGCGTCTGCTGCGTCAGCGCGGTGTTCAGGAAATCGAAAAGATTCTGATCGACAAGGATCCCGCCCGCCGCGAGGAAATGATGACGCGGACCGGGCGTCGTACCGTACCGCAAATCTATATCGACGAGCGCCATATCGGCGGTTACGACGATCTTTCGGCGCTCGATCGTGCCGGTGGCCTCGTACCGCTCTTGCAAGCTGCCTGATCCCGCCTGCAAAATAGTCGCCCAGCCGCGTGATTGCGCGGCTGTCTTCATTCCAAGGAAACGAAATGTCCGACCAGAATCAGCCGTTTTTCAGCATCCAGCGCGCCTACCTGAAAGATCTGTCGCTCGAGCAGCCGAATTCGCCCGCGATTTTCCTCGAGCAGGAGATGCCGACCGTTGAAGTGCAGCTGGACGTGGCAGCAGAACGCCTGGCCGAGGAAATCTTCGAAGTCGCCGTGATCGCCACCGTGACGGCCAAGATCAAGGACAAGGTCGCGTTCCTGGTCGAAGGCAAGCAAGCCGGTATTTTCGAAATCCGCAACGTGCCGGTCGAACAGCTCGATCCGCTCATCGGCATTGCCTGCCCGACGATCGTCTACCCGTACCTTCGCGCCAACGTGGCCGACGCCATCAGCCGTGCCGGCTTCCAGCCGATTCATCTGGCGGAAGTGAACTTCCAGGCGCTGTACGAGCAGCGTCTGGCGCAACTGGCCGAGCAACAAGCGGCCAATGGCGAGACGCCGGCCCCGGGTATCGTGATGCCCGACGGCTCGTCCGCGCAGACCCACTAAGCGCATGCGCTGCATCGACGCCATGGCTGGCCCCGTGCCGGCGATGGCGTCGAGACCTCTCTCATGAAGATTGCCGTATTCGGTGCAGGTGCCTGGGGCACCGCGATGGCGAGCCACATGGCAACGCGCCATGACGTCGTCCTCTGGGCGCGCGATGCCGCCCTCGTGGCGCAATTGCGCGCTTCGCACGAAAATTCTGCTTACCTCCCCGGTTCCCCGTTGTCCCCCCGTCTGCGATTCGAAGCCGATTTTGCGACGGCTATGGCGCATGGCACGGGCGAGCGTGCATTGTGTG harbors:
- the grxC gene encoding glutaredoxin 3 translates to MPKIVMYSTQVCPYCQMAERLLRQRGVQEIEKILIDKDPARREEMMTRTGRRTVPQIYIDERHIGGYDDLSALDRAGGLVPLLQAA
- the secB gene encoding protein-export chaperone SecB; translation: MSDQNQPFFSIQRAYLKDLSLEQPNSPAIFLEQEMPTVEVQLDVAAERLAEEIFEVAVIATVTAKIKDKVAFLVEGKQAGIFEIRNVPVEQLDPLIGIACPTIVYPYLRANVADAISRAGFQPIHLAEVNFQALYEQRLAQLAEQQAANGETPAPGIVMPDGSSAQTH
- a CDS encoding rhodanese-like domain-containing protein encodes the protein MKFFADYTNLALIAIALVSGGMLAWPVFKRGGRGLSTMEATQLINRKGAVVLDVRTAEEFATGHLPSARNVPLDDVEQKVAGVIKNKAAPVLIVCKSGQRSARAQTLLRNLGYAEAFSLQGGVAAWQEAGLPVVK